One stretch of Trichomycterus rosablanca isolate fTriRos1 chromosome 3, fTriRos1.hap1, whole genome shotgun sequence DNA includes these proteins:
- the LOC134310611 gene encoding uncharacterized protein LOC134310611 yields MAFAIYYFKDKSVEVGKIDWMTTEDQQCTSSEMITQCPRLDDEDGWINVKWEKGKKKKDGLAFFPAKVLMLSDNYSDLCHKREEFIKGVDIWNQSLKRKTKPNSRWMRDVEEANERPVKQQKSKKASSTSKEAADQIIEDLKKELMAKQASLESSTEKEDSSDEDLLPRNWSKAQQKIKELKRENKRLKEGNPKEILDALRELPVVVTNLKEVTEKLAFQPSTPASTWSTPTTSLNSPVSGCVSTPAVSDDMVFLLPGSDVKVPRRKLNSLRTTNPSVYIGDLAVLVYGRETLSHSSLTGRQSGAHKDVESKPQLDNTKLDAIIGHALSKFPDISIQEVRRIIRKKCNNESYTKQVTAKNTV; encoded by the exons ATGGCATTTGCCATATACTACTTCAAGGACAAGTCCGTGGAAGTTGGGAAAATTGACTGGATGACTACTGAAGACCAGCAATGTACATCTTCGGAAATGATCACACAGTGCCCCAGACTAGATGacgaagatggatggataaatgtaaAGTGGGAGAaaggcaaaaaaaagaaagatggtCTAGCCTTTTTTCCTGCTAAGGTGTTAATGCTCAGTG ACAACTACAGTGACCTTTGCCACAAGAGAGAGGAATTCATAAAGGGTGTGGACATCTGGAACCAGTCACTCAAGAGGAAGACCAAGCCAAACAGCAGGTGGATGAGGGATGTAGAAGAGGCGAATGAAAGACCAGTAAAACAG caaaagAGCAAAAAGGCATCCAGTACTTCAAAAGAGGCAGCAGACCAAATAATTGAAGACCTGAAGAAGGAGTTGATGGCAAAGCAAGCATCTTTAGAG TCATCTACAGAAAAAGAGGACTCATCAGATGAGGACTTGCTGCCTAGGAACTGGAGTAAGGCGCAGCAGAAAATAAAGGAGCTTAAAAGGGAGAACAAGAGGCTGAAAGAAGGCAACCCTAAAGAGATACTAGATGCCTTGAGAG AGCTTCCTGTGGTAGTTACAAATTTAAAAGAAGTAACTGAAAAACTTGCATTTCAACCCTCAACTCCTGCATCCACCTGGTCAACACCCACAACATCTTTAAACTCACCAGTTTCTGGATGCGTTTCTACTCCAGCAGTGTCTGATGATATG GTCTTTCTTTTGCCAGGCTCTGATGTCAAAGTCCCTAGACGAAAGCTTAACTCTCTGCGGACTACGAATCCGTCAGTCTACATCGGGGACCTTGCTGTGCTTGTCTATGGCAGGGAAACACTATCTCATTCAAGCTTGACAGGGAGACAATCAGGGGCACACAAAGACGTGGAATCAAAGCCACAACTTGATAACACAAAACTTGATGCTATAATAG GCCATGCCCTGTCAAAGTTTCCTGACATCAGCATCCAAGAAGTGAGACGCATCATaagaaaaaaatgcaacaacgaaaGCTATACAAAGCAAGTCACTGCAAAGAACACCGTGTGA
- the LOC134310613 gene encoding uncharacterized protein LOC134310613 — protein MGNEHFEKDIQEPLDIEDDGVNTEDDLVNASSSEVDNENSTTSLMGTDIQENNIEDDMSNASNSEDDDGAVDNENSSTSSLFGADIQEYEEDLSDSEGSMLHATRSEAGNDGDSENMMEDNTGGGSTSEFSVDNEDRADAGDKPLYPGAHLSKGESILMLMSYLLRHNLTGEAFTHLLEMFNIMFPGLIPSSYYLFHKEFGSSSKFEVHFYCESCSKYLGIRAECPFQCDSCNTVFDASANLKNGFYFLVLPLYAQIQQLLQEHSVSLNEKTRTSGVLSDIQSGEEYQKLHDSGVLGKDDLTLIWNCDGAPVFKSSKCSIWPIQCQVIELKPEVRKKHILMSALWFGPSKPSMLTLLTPFVKEASLLETAGIEWQDIQGNCHVSKVFVLVCSSDSMARPLLRNTKQFNGFYGCDFCYHKGGKSYPYDRPEPPLRNERDHFSHAMSASDNEPVFGVKGPSPLMKLCHFQMINGFIPEYQHNVCLGVTRQLSTLWFDTANSEAAWYIGKQIKEVDLRLVKIKPPVEITRTPRSMSERKFWKASEWRAFLLFYALPVLKGILPARFWNHLFLLVFGIYTLLQDKIKTRSVLMSELALKKFVIEFQRLYGKHHMTFNIHLLTHVTQSVKNWGPLWATSTFVFESNMGTLLKYCHGTQYIPSQIARKFLLWRELPEKTKHTITNAKVQSFVEELHFNKRRTEKCEILNESVKGFGHPPLQENITASYRLAIAKLCGNVSNCFWSFSRFLVDGVLYHSQKYERLKKRYNSAVYLKDGTLCLINDLVIFKELCAHQSPANCACTKHCCVIVEVLATSRRPFCKDSQINVQCTFIHEVRKTGNVSAIWTDMITAKCVVVETVDKLYITPLPNRHERD, from the exons atgggCAATGAGCACTTCGAGAAGGACATTCAAGAG CCTTTAGACATTGAGGATGACGGAGTAAACACAGAAGATGATCTGGTTAATGCATCCAGCAGTGAAGTGGACAATGAAAACTCCACAACTAGCCTTATGGGTACTGACATTCAAGAG AACAACATTGAAGATGACATGAGCAATGCATCCAACAGTGAAGATGATGATGGTGCAGTGGACAATGAAAACTCCTCCACAAGTAGCCTGTTTGGTGCTGACATTCAAGAg TATGAGGAAGACCTGTCAGATTCTGAAGGAAGTATGCTTCATGCTACCAGGAGTGAAGCTGGAAATGATGGGGACAGTGAAAACATGATGGAGGACAATACTGGTGGAGGAAGCACCTCAGAATTTTCAGtg GACAACGAAGATAGAGCTGATGCTGGTGACAAGCCCTTGTATCCTGGGGCACATCTTTCTAAAGGAGAAAGTATATTGATGCTGATGTCCTATTTGTTACGACATAATTTAACCGGTGAagcatttactcacttactggAAATGTTTAACATAATGTTTCCAGGTCTTATCCCATCTTCATATTACCTTTTCCACAAAGAATTTGGAAGTTCATCCAAATTTGAAGTTCACTTTTATTGTGAAAGCTGTTCAAAATACCTTGGCATTAGAGCAGAGTGTCCCTTTCAGTGTGACTCTTGCAACACAGTATTTGATGCCAGTGCAAATCTAAAGaatggtttttattttcttgtgtTGCCCCTGTATGCCCAAATTCAGCAACTTCTGCAAGAACACAGTGTCAGTCTTAATGAAAAAACTAGAACCTCTGGGGTTCTCTCTGACATACAGTCTGGTGAAGAGTATCAAAAGTTACATGACAGTGGAGTTCTTGGAAAAGATGACTTGACACTAATTTGGAATTGTGATGGTGCACCAGTGTTCAAAAGTTCTAAATGCAGTATTTGGCCTATTCAGTGTCAGGTAATTGAACTGAAACCAGAAGTGAGAAAAAAGCACATTTTGATGTCAGCGTTATGGTTTGGACCAAGTAAACCGTCCATGTTAACATTACTAACACCCTTTGTTAAAGAAGCCTCTTTATTAGAGACTGCAGGTATCGAGTGGCAAGACATACAGGGGAACTGTCATGTTTCTAaagtgtttgtgctggtttgtagCTCTGATTCGATGGCTCGTCCATTGCTTCGTAACACGAAGCAGTTCAATGGTTTTTATGGTTGTGATTTTTGTTATCACAAAGGTGGTAAATCCTATCCATATGATCGACCTGAACCCCCGCTTCGAAATGAGAGAGATCATTTTAGTCATGCGATGTCAGCTTCAGATAATGAGCCAGTGTTTGGCGTCAAAGGGCCATCTCCATTAATGAAGCTTTGCCACTTCCAAATGATAAATGGTTTCATTCCTGAATATCAACATAATGTGTGTCTTGGAGTCACTCGGCAACTGTCCACACTGTGGTTTGATACGGCAAACAGTGAAGCTGCCTGGTACATTGGCAAACAGATCAAAGAGGTTGATTTGCGActtgtaaaaataaaacctcCTGTTGAGATAACCAGGACACCAAGGTCAATGAGTGAACGGAAGTTCTGGAAAGCTTCAGAATGGCGAGCATTTCTTCTTTTCTATGCTCTGCCTGTCTTGAAAGGCATACTCCCTGCCAGATTTTGGAATCATTTGTTCCTTTTGGTGTTTGGCATATATACATTGCTTCAGGATAAGATCAAAACTAGAAGCGTCTTGATGTCAGAACTGGCTCTTAAAAAATTTGTCATTGAATTTCAAAGATTGTATGGGAAACATCACATGACTTTCAAcatacacttactcacacatGTTACACAAAGTGTAAAAAACTGGGGTCCATTATGGGCTACGTCAACATTCGTGTTTGAATCCAATATGGGCACTCTACTTAAATATTGTCATGGAACACAGTATATCCCTTCACAAATAGCTAGAAAATTTCTGTTGTGGAGAGAATTGCCAGAAAAGACCAAGCATACTATCACAAATGCAAAGGTTCAGTCATTTGTGGAAGAACTTCACTTTAATAAGCGAAGAACTGAAAAATGTGAAATACTAAATGAAAGTGTCAAGGGTTTTGGACATCCCCCATTGCAAGAGAACATCACAGCTTCGTATAGGCTTGCCATCGCCAAGTTATGTGGAAATGTAAGTAATTGCTTCTGGTCTTTCAGTCGTTTTTTGGTTGATGGAGTTTTGTATCACAGTCAAAAATATGAGAGGCTTAAGAAAAGGTATAACAGTGCTGTATACTTGAAAGATGGTACATTGTGTTTAATTAATGACTTAGTCATTTTTAAAGAACTCTGTGCCCATCAAAGCCCTGCAAATTGTGCATGTACCAAACATTGCTGTGTTATAGTTGAGGTACTTGCTACATCTAGAAGGCCATTTTGCAAAGATTCAcaaataaatgtacagtgtacTTTTATACATGAGGTGAGGAAGACTGGAAATGTTAGTGCTATATGGACAGACATGATAACAGCAAAATGTGTTGTTGTTGAAACAGTTGACAAATTGTACATTACGCCTTTGCCAAATCGCCATGAACGGGACTAA